AGAGCCTCGCCCGATAACGACGGCTTGATCAACCCGATACCACCGCGCTCCAGGAGACGAAAAATGACAACACGTGCTCACGCGGGTGTTGACATGCAGCGACAAATCGGTTACGATGTGTGCGAAACATTCAATTTCCTTGAAGGAACTGCACACATGAAAAAGCAAAAACCCGATATCCGCCGTCTGTACCGGATCGCCGAACGCCAGGCCGGGTATTTCACCGCCCGCCAGGCCCGTCAGGCGGGCTACAGCGCCTCGCTGCTCACTTACCATACCAAGACCGGCACCTTCCAGCGCGTGCGGCGCGGGGTGTATCGCTGGGCAGCCTTTCCCGAGATGCCTCACGCCGACCTGTTCATCGCCTGGCTGAACGCGGGGCCCAAGGCCGTGCTCTCGCACGACAGCGCCCTGGCGCTGTATGGGCTTTCGGACCTGCTGCCCGGTGAGATTCACCTGACCGTCCCGCGCACGGCCTCCCGCAGACGGCGGGGGGTGCGGTTGCACACGGCCCGGCTGCGGCCCGATGAGGTCACCGAACGCGAGGGGCTGCCGGCCCCGCACATTCGCTGAAGGGGGGCGTAGCGCTCCAGTGGCGCCTGGGCGTGCGGGCACGCACCACGCAAGATGTGGACTTGTTGCTCACCCAAAAGGGGGAAGACTTGCACGCCTTGCTGGTTCAGGGGACATTGCACGATCTCCGGGATGGCTTTGCCTTCGAGGTCCAGCCCTCGAGACGACATCCGGGGCGATTCACCGTGCATTGTTTTCTGGCCGGGCGGCGGTTTGAGTCCTTTCATGTGGATGTGGGCACCGAAGATGTGCTCACGCTGCGTCCCGAAAGGCTCACGCCGCCTTCGCTGTTGGCTTTTGCCGGTATCGAGCCCACCCCGGTCTGGGTATATCCGGTGGCCCAGCAAATCGCCGAAAAGATCCACGCCTACACCTATCCCTATCCTGTGCCCAGCCGGGTCAAGGATTGGGTGGACCTGGCGCTGTTGGCCACCTTAGGGGAAATCCAGGCCGATGCTTTGCGGCAGGCCCTGGAGGCCACCTTTGCCCATCGGGACACACACCCGTTGCCCAGAATGCTTCCGCCGCCTCCGCCCTCCTGGTGGACCTCCTCGCGTCGCCTGCGCCGGGAATGTGGGTTGGTGTATGCCTCGCTGGAGGAGATGCACCGGGCCATTGCCGCCTTTCTCGACCCCGTCTTGCAGGCCCGCGTGCCCAACCACCGCTGGCGGCCCGAACGCTGGGTGTGGGTGTTGTAGCGGGGGATGGAGGCTCCACCCGGCCAGGATGGCGTAGGCTACGCCTCAGACCGCGCCTTGGTCGCGATCTTACGCACGGTTTCGCTCACTACGGCTTGGGGGCCAGTCAACCCGGCCAGCAGCACCTCGGCGATGTCGGGGGCCATGCGCTTCAGGTTGCGCAGCCGTCGGCCCAGCCACGAAGCCTCCACTTTGGGGTGGGCCACGACTTGCTGAATATCGCGCACCTCGGCGGTGAGATCTTCCTTTTCGACGACGGGGCGAGGCGAGTCCTGAATGGCGGCGTATACCGGCGCGAAGACGGCCTCCAGCGCGGCGGCGTTCACCACATTGCCGTCACCCGTGATAATGGTGCTGCCGCTGACATTGCCGCCGATGGCTGTGCCGCGCTCACCGGCCTGCACGATTTTGTCGCGCCCGACGAAATCGCCGCCGGTATGCACCTCGCCACCTACATAGGCACCGCCTTCGGTGTGGATTTTGGGGTTGTTCTTTTGTTTGGACATAGAGGACTCCTTTGTGAGGTGTCAGGTTGCAGGCGTCAGGTGTCAGGGGGTAGCCTTCAGCGGCGACCAAAGGATTTGAGGAGGCCAGTGAGCATACGCTTGATTTCCTCTACGGCGTTGACCAAAGCCCGGTATTTCTCTTCGCGCAGCCACCCCATCTCATAAGCAAACAGCAGGAGGTACTCGCTCTCGCTAGCCGAACCTGAGGCGATTTCCAGGAAACGGGCAAACTGAGCATCGCCATCGCGGCCACAACCCTCGGCAATGTTGGTTGGAATGGAGAGGGCTGCACGTTGCAACTGGCTGGTCAACCCAAAGCGCTCCTCAGGCAGAAAGCGCCGACAGGCCGCATACACCGCTTTGGCAAAAGCATGGCTTTTCTCCCACACCTTCAAAYGGTGAAAATCTCRCATATTTACATTTRCCTCCACGCTGCCGTTATRGCCTGCTACCTACATCCTGAAGCCTGYTGTCTGA
This DNA window, taken from Anaerolineae bacterium, encodes the following:
- a CDS encoding nucleotidyl transferase AbiEii/AbiGii toxin family protein encodes the protein MRARTTQDVDLLLTQKGEDLHALLVQGTLHDLRDGFAFEVQPSRRHPGRFTVHCFLAGRRFESFHVDVGTEDVLTLRPERLTPPSLLAFAGIEPTPVWVYPVAQQIAEKIHAYTYPYPVPSRVKDWVDLALLATLGEIQADALRQALEATFAHRDTHPLPRMLPPPPPSWWTSSRRLRRECGLVYASLEEMHRAIAAFLDPVLQARVPNHRWRPERWVWVL
- a CDS encoding four helix bundle protein, with amino-acid sequence MXDFHXLKVWEKSHAFAKAVYAACRRFLPEERFGLTSQLQRAALSIPTNIAEGCGRDGDAQFARFLEIASGSASESEYLLLFAYEMGWLREEKYRALVNAVEEIKRMLTGLLKSFGRR